A single region of the Actinoplanes sp. SE50/110 genome encodes:
- a CDS encoding C40 family peptidase: MHARLRPVTLSAAVAAALAALFQPIPAMAAPGDGQPISAGVPDSGSRPTQVGSLVLPNTPISTTPVSTIPGSATNKVLHQIEQGRIQVDQLGDQLLQLKADRDLAQGQVSTAQLKVSEAQTGLQSAQTDAVTAAGQAMQQAAAVPPGALDSGLLGLDQLARLQRGEKPTDATTAQHLESAEIAAQIAIDEQTLATEKYDGVLKQYEKLNATLTKKQAAQQKLEAAHKDELAAAESVANAADQALGAQYLGGASAGRGADPRAIQALQFALAQRGDPYVWSEEGPDAYDCSGLIFASYHSVGYPMVRVSRDQYWQTRNKVVDRYSLVPGDLLFFSYTNSWTGIHHVAMYAGNGMMVEAPRTGLNVRLVPVRWSQLFQATRVFGSVEGGTTGIPLGTADPEEPATGGGTNGGGHTGGGGATPSTKPTTKPSTGGSSTPTKKPRPPASSAPAKPSPTPGPSSSSPSTGTSTPAGGSSSGGTSSGGTSSGGTSSGGTSSGGTSSGGTSSGGTSSGGTSSGGTSSGGTSSGGTSSGGTSSGGTSSGGTSSGGTSSGGTSSSSGGTSSGSTSSTAATESTKQPESTKSATATSSKSATATSSGSAG, from the coding sequence GTGCATGCGCGACTCCGACCCGTCACTCTGTCGGCGGCTGTCGCGGCAGCACTGGCTGCGCTGTTCCAGCCGATCCCGGCGATGGCCGCGCCCGGCGACGGCCAGCCGATCTCGGCCGGTGTGCCGGATTCCGGCTCTCGCCCCACCCAGGTCGGTTCCCTCGTGCTGCCCAACACGCCGATCAGCACCACGCCGGTCAGCACCATCCCCGGCTCGGCGACCAACAAGGTGCTCCACCAGATCGAGCAGGGCCGCATCCAGGTCGACCAGCTCGGTGACCAGCTGCTCCAGCTGAAAGCCGACCGCGACCTCGCCCAGGGCCAGGTGAGCACCGCCCAACTGAAGGTGAGCGAGGCGCAGACCGGCCTGCAGAGCGCCCAGACCGACGCGGTCACCGCGGCCGGTCAGGCGATGCAGCAGGCCGCCGCGGTCCCGCCCGGCGCGCTCGACTCCGGCCTGCTCGGCCTGGACCAGCTGGCCCGCCTGCAGCGCGGCGAGAAACCGACCGACGCCACGACCGCCCAGCACCTGGAGTCCGCCGAGATCGCCGCGCAGATCGCGATCGACGAGCAGACCCTCGCCACCGAGAAATACGACGGCGTCCTCAAGCAGTACGAGAAGCTGAACGCCACGCTCACCAAGAAGCAGGCCGCCCAGCAGAAACTGGAAGCCGCACACAAGGACGAGCTGGCCGCCGCCGAGAGCGTCGCGAACGCCGCCGACCAGGCCCTCGGCGCGCAGTATCTCGGCGGCGCCTCGGCCGGTCGCGGAGCCGACCCGCGGGCGATCCAGGCGCTGCAGTTCGCGCTCGCCCAGCGCGGCGATCCGTACGTGTGGTCCGAGGAGGGCCCCGACGCGTACGACTGCTCCGGTCTGATCTTCGCCTCGTACCACTCGGTGGGCTATCCCATGGTCCGCGTCTCCCGCGACCAGTACTGGCAGACCCGCAACAAGGTCGTCGACCGGTATTCGCTGGTCCCCGGCGACCTGCTGTTCTTCAGCTACACCAACAGCTGGACCGGCATCCACCACGTCGCGATGTACGCGGGCAACGGCATGATGGTCGAGGCCCCGCGCACCGGGCTGAACGTGCGGCTCGTGCCGGTCCGGTGGAGCCAGCTCTTCCAGGCCACCCGGGTCTTCGGCTCGGTCGAGGGCGGCACGACCGGCATCCCGCTGGGCACCGCCGATCCGGAGGAGCCGGCCACCGGCGGTGGCACCAACGGTGGTGGCCACACCGGCGGTGGCGGCGCGACCCCGAGCACCAAACCGACCACCAAGCCGAGCACCGGCGGCTCCAGCACGCCGACCAAGAAGCCGCGGCCGCCGGCGAGCTCCGCCCCGGCCAAGCCGTCCCCCACGCCGGGCCCGTCGAGCAGCAGCCCGAGCACCGGCACCTCGACGCCGGCCGGCGGTTCCAGCTCCGGCGGGACCAGCTCCGGCGGCACGAGCTCCGGTGGCACCAGCTCCGGTGGCACCAGCTCCGGTGGCACCAGCTCCGGCGGGACCAGCTCCGGCGGGACCAGCTCCGGCGGGACCAGCTCCGGCGGGACCAGCTCCGGCGGGACCAGCTCCGGCGGGACCAGCTCCGGCGGGACCAGCTCCGGCGGGACCAGCTCCGGCGGGACCAGCTCCGGCGGGACCAGCTCCGGCGGGACCAGCTCGAGCAGCGGCGGCACGTCCAGCGGGTCGACCTCCTCGACCGCCGCGACCGAGTCGACCAAGCAGCCCGAGTCGACCAAGTCGGCCACCGCCACCAGCTCCAAGTCGGCCACCGCCACCAGCTCCGGCTCGGCCGGCTAG
- a CDS encoding DEAD/DEAH box helicase, which produces MTTFADPSTFPSVFESNSTETTEAVDTATAPAAEQEQSAAAAEQEQAAAATEQEQATEPATAEQAAAEPAAIAEEQAAEQAEEPAAEQAPVLTFADLGLPAEIVRVLTREGITTPFEIQAATVPDALAGRDVLGRGQTGSGKTLAFGLPVLARTAQGGKARPHHPKALILVPTRELAMQVADSLMPVGRAVGVFLKTAVGGVPYDRQMDALRRGVEVIVATPGRLADLIERGACKLDDVEITVLDEADQMADMGFLPEVTDLLSKTPENAQRLLFSATLDGDVDALVQRFMHDPVTHSTAPAEASVSTMDHHLLLIPPAEKFPITSWIANRAGKTIVFARTQMGVDRLVEQLHAVGVRAGALHGGKTQRVRTRTLAEFKEGRTNVLVATDVAARGIHVDGVSLVVHVDPPKDPKDYLHRAGRTARAGESGAVVTLVLPKQRRTTQQMMAKAGVSPAEVRVRIGDEKLAAITGAQEPSGVPVVEEPEPRRERSGGGRRFGGGDRGDRPRYGDRPQRSYGDRNDRFGDRPAGGGYRGDRPTGGGYRGDRPADGGYRGDRPAEGGYRGDRPADGGYRGDRPNRERGGFGDRTDRPAADRGGFNDRDRPRADRPFGERTDRHFADRPARTGDRPSGQRRDGQRIDRREGGPGRFNSSRPARSH; this is translated from the coding sequence TTGACCACTTTCGCTGATCCCAGCACGTTCCCGTCCGTTTTCGAGAGCAACAGCACCGAGACCACCGAAGCCGTCGACACCGCCACGGCCCCCGCCGCGGAGCAGGAGCAGTCCGCAGCCGCCGCGGAGCAGGAGCAGGCCGCAGCCGCCACGGAGCAGGAGCAGGCCACCGAGCCGGCCACTGCCGAGCAGGCCGCCGCCGAACCGGCCGCCATCGCCGAGGAGCAGGCAGCCGAGCAGGCCGAGGAGCCCGCCGCCGAGCAGGCGCCCGTCCTCACCTTCGCCGACCTGGGCCTTCCGGCCGAGATCGTGCGGGTGCTCACCCGTGAGGGCATCACCACCCCGTTCGAGATCCAGGCCGCCACCGTGCCGGACGCGCTCGCCGGCCGTGACGTGCTGGGCCGTGGCCAGACCGGCTCCGGCAAGACGCTGGCCTTCGGCCTTCCGGTGCTGGCCCGCACCGCGCAGGGTGGCAAGGCCCGCCCGCACCACCCGAAGGCGCTGATCCTGGTCCCGACCCGCGAGCTGGCGATGCAGGTCGCCGACTCGCTGATGCCGGTCGGCCGCGCGGTCGGTGTCTTCCTGAAGACCGCGGTCGGCGGCGTGCCGTACGACCGGCAGATGGACGCCCTGCGCCGCGGCGTCGAGGTGATCGTCGCCACCCCGGGCCGGCTCGCCGACCTGATCGAGCGCGGCGCCTGCAAGCTCGACGACGTCGAGATCACCGTTCTGGACGAGGCCGACCAGATGGCCGACATGGGCTTCCTGCCCGAGGTCACCGACCTGCTGTCGAAGACGCCGGAGAACGCGCAGCGCCTGCTCTTCTCGGCCACTCTGGACGGTGACGTGGACGCGCTGGTGCAGCGGTTCATGCACGACCCGGTGACCCACTCGACCGCGCCGGCCGAGGCCAGCGTGTCCACCATGGATCACCACCTGCTGCTGATCCCGCCGGCCGAGAAGTTCCCGATCACCTCGTGGATCGCGAACCGGGCCGGCAAGACCATCGTCTTCGCCCGCACCCAGATGGGCGTGGACCGGCTGGTCGAGCAGCTGCACGCGGTCGGCGTGCGGGCCGGCGCCCTGCACGGCGGCAAGACGCAGCGGGTGCGCACCCGGACCCTGGCCGAGTTCAAGGAGGGCCGGACGAACGTGCTGGTCGCCACGGACGTCGCGGCCCGGGGCATCCACGTCGACGGGGTTTCCCTGGTCGTGCACGTGGACCCGCCGAAGGACCCGAAGGACTACCTGCACCGGGCCGGTCGCACGGCGCGGGCCGGCGAGTCCGGCGCGGTGGTCACCCTGGTGCTGCCCAAGCAGCGCCGGACCACCCAGCAGATGATGGCCAAGGCAGGCGTGTCCCCGGCCGAGGTGCGGGTGCGGATCGGCGACGAGAAGCTGGCCGCCATCACCGGCGCTCAGGAGCCGAGTGGTGTCCCGGTGGTGGAGGAGCCGGAGCCGCGGCGTGAGCGGTCCGGTGGCGGCCGTCGCTTCGGCGGTGGCGACCGGGGTGACCGTCCGCGCTACGGCGACCGTCCGCAGCGGTCCTACGGCGACCGGAACGACCGCTTCGGCGACCGGCCGGCCGGCGGCGGCTACCGCGGCGACCGCCCGACCGGCGGCGGCTACCGGGGCGACCGTCCGGCTGACGGCGGCTACCGCGGCGACCGCCCGGCCGAGGGTGGCTACCGCGGCGACCGTCCGGCTGACGGCGGCTACCGCGGCGACCGTCCGAACCGTGAGCGTGGCGGTTTCGGCGACCGGACCGACCGGCCCGCCGCCGACCGCGGTGGCTTCAACGACCGGGACCGGCCGCGCGCCGACCGCCCGTTCGGGGAGCGCACCGACCGGCACTTCGCCGACCGTCCGGCCCGCACCGGTGACCGTCCGTCCGGCCAGCGCCGCGACGGGCAGCGCATCGACCGGCGCGAGGGTGGCCCGGGACGTTTCAACTCGTCCCGCCCGGCCCGCAGCCACTGA
- a CDS encoding putative glycolipid-binding domain-containing protein yields MGVLSTGLFWERRDVPGSEHVRLDARNGLYAQGTALAAAPIGYACHYEIQTDPGWATARLDVRAEGAGWARGVRLELAAGRWRVTTSEQGDLDAALLAAGHARAGLPGIEDPDLLYGAFDADLGGSPLTNTLPIRRLGLLSGESVSHRLSVAWVLVPSLEVVQADQIYTPLGEGRIRFASETFSADLTVDDDGFVTDYPGLARRVVTPARGSS; encoded by the coding sequence ATGGGCGTTCTTTCCACAGGGTTGTTCTGGGAACGCCGGGATGTCCCCGGTAGCGAGCATGTGCGCCTCGACGCCCGGAACGGGTTGTATGCGCAGGGCACCGCGCTGGCCGCGGCGCCGATCGGTTACGCGTGCCACTACGAGATCCAGACCGATCCGGGCTGGGCGACCGCGCGGCTGGATGTGCGCGCCGAGGGTGCCGGCTGGGCCCGCGGGGTGCGTCTGGAGCTGGCCGCCGGGCGGTGGCGGGTGACCACCTCCGAGCAGGGCGATCTGGATGCGGCGCTGCTGGCCGCCGGGCACGCCCGGGCCGGTCTGCCCGGGATCGAGGACCCGGATCTGCTGTACGGCGCGTTCGACGCCGACCTGGGTGGTTCCCCGCTGACCAACACGCTGCCGATCCGCCGGCTGGGCCTGCTCAGCGGGGAAAGCGTCTCCCACCGGCTGAGTGTCGCGTGGGTGCTCGTGCCCAGCCTGGAAGTGGTGCAGGCGGACCAGATCTACACGCCGCTGGGCGAGGGCCGGATCCGGTTCGCGAGCGAGACGTTCAGCGCCGACCTGACCGTCGACGACGACGGTTTCGTCACCGACTATCCGGGACTGGCCCGGCGGGTCGTCACACCCGCTCGCGGATCCAGCTGA